The genomic window TCGTCCAGCAGCGCCTGGAAGGTTGCGGAGTTGGCCGTTCGGTCAGCATCGGTAAGCGACGCTTCCTTAATTTTCTCTCTTTGGCGATCTGAAATCGACGCCTGAAGCGCGGCCAGTGACTTTGCCTTTTCCGCGATGTACTGCTGCAACCGAATGTCAACAAACGGCCGGCACTCTGGCAATCGACCGTAGTTGATCCTGACTTTCGTACCTCGCCAGTGCTTTATTGTCGGCATCTCGATACAGCCAATCACAACTACCTTGCACAGCTTCGAAAACACGAAGGCACTTTTAGAATTGAACACAATATCAACCACGGGCGACCTAGTTAGAAACCTGTTGATGTTTGAGGGCAGCCGCATGTCCGCATCAACGATCGTGTCGAATAGAACAATGTGTTGCTCAAATGCGCCGGGGTGCGGGCGCTCCCCCAAGAGGAATTCCCGCCACGTCTTTTCCGCTTCATCGGCGCGCGAATTGAACTGCCCAGGAAAGCCTAGTGGCAAGCCATAGTGGCGGTGAAGTTGCAGCGACCGCCAGGATACCGAAACCGCGAATTTGGCCAGCCACTCTTCGTAATGGTAGCAGGGTTGATCCAGCCGGGCCGGATCGTGATACGGGACAAAGATCCTTTCCGCAAAGAGCTTTTCCCAGCAGGACAGTTTGCCCTCACAATCGTCGCACAGCAACGGCAGCTTGATTCCATCTTGGACGCGCCGGTTCGGGCAAGTGCCAAAACGGATGTAGCCCGTCGCCGACGATTCTTTCATGTAGTCGAAGACAAAGGCAGGTAGTATGTGGCTATCGCGGCGCGGACCCGGGCCGCCACAAAGGGCGCAGTCAGCCATTCCAAAATCCTCCTGGGGGCTCGTCACATTATAGACAAGCCGCGGCGAATTTGGTTCGGGACGACGACGATACACGATGGACCTCGGCCATAAGTGTGACCCGGCTCGTGATATGGAATCGACGTCTTTTGGCGTGCGGGTCGTGGTCGACCGCACGAGGGCCAAAGATCTCCGAGGAACGATCATCGACTACGAACCCGCGCCCGAGCCGGGCGTTCCGCTTCAAAAAAGCGAGTGATTGCGATGGCTAGTGGGCAACACGGCCTGGATCCGGCTTGATCCCGCACGCCGGTCGGGGGAAAATGAGACGTTATGGTGGTTCACGGTCGAATACAGAACGGCATCGTGGTTCTTGAAGACGGGTCGGCGCTGCCGGAAGGTACGCAGGTAACCGTCGTGTGCCCGACTGCGCCGAGCGGCGCACCAGCTCCGCAGAAGCGGCGGGTGCAGTTGCCGCTCGTGCCGTCCAATCGGCCTGGCACCTTGCAGCTAACGGGCGAACGCATCGCTGAGCTTCTGGATCAAGATGACTTTATTCCAGACGCACCAGAGAAGCAGGACGTGTAGGGCGCGTGGAAGCGGGGTAGGTTTGCACACGGCGTCATCGCCGGGGTAGGATTAAGGCATGTCCACGATCTCCATTCTCGATCAATTCCTGGATCCGCTAACCGAGGCGCTGTCGCCGGAGGTTGCCCGTAGGCTCATCGAATTGCGAGCTTCGGCCGCCGTTCAGGCCCGGGTTGACGAGCTCGCCACGAAGGCGAATGGGGGGACGCTTTCGATGGCCGAAGAAGCCGAGTACAGGGAATTTGTCGAAGCCGTCGACATCGTCTCGATCATCCAGTCGAAGGCCCGCCGCTACCTGGCGCAGCACGCTTCCGCGCATGGAACCGGCACTCCGTAACCTCGTGAGCCAGCGAGCAGATGACCGCTGTGAATACTGCGGTCTGCCTCAAGGCGCCGCGCCATTCGTGCCGTTTCACGTTGAGCACATCATCGCTCAGCAGCACGGCGGCGGCGACGAACTCGACAACCTGGCTTGGTCATGTCATCGCTGCAACGCCTACAAAGGGCCGAACCTTGCGAGCCTCGATCCGCAGACCGGCGCCCTGGTGCGCCTGTTTCACCCGCGCCGCGATCGCTGGCTTGAACATTTTCGCATCGAAGGCACAACGATCATCGGCCTCACGCCATCGGGCCGTGCTACGATCCGGCTCTTACGCTTTAATGATACGCATCGCCTTGAACTACGCGAGCGATTGCTACGGGAGCAGCGACCGGATTGACGCGTCGAGGCAAGCCAGCGACTTACGTAAAAGAACTGGGCGTAGGCTAAGTAGGATCCGCACTCCATTGCGTACTTGTTTTTTCTGCGGCGGGGTTTTGGTTGATGAGAGATGTCGAATTCGATCTTGAGCAATAGCTTTGCCGATGAGTGGTCGTTTGGCGGAACACCGTTGTCCGGGGTGCGAGATTCGCAGGCCGCTGTGCTTTTGCGCGATGATTCCGCGGATTGCGCTCGAGACGCGCGTCGTGCTGCTGA from Pirellulales bacterium includes these protein-coding regions:
- a CDS encoding HNH endonuclease signature motif containing protein translates to MEPALRNLVSQRADDRCEYCGLPQGAAPFVPFHVEHIIAQQHGGGDELDNLAWSCHRCNAYKGPNLASLDPQTGALVRLFHPRRDRWLEHFRIEGTTIIGLTPSGRATIRLLRFNDTHRLELRERLLREQRPD